A genome region from Chlorogloeopsis sp. ULAP01 includes the following:
- the menA gene encoding 2-carboxy-1,4-naphthoquinone phytyltransferase encodes MSANLINITSNNPTNRKLWMAAIKPPMYSVAMMPIWVGTAVAFAETKIFNVAVFFTFLAAAILILAWENLSNDVFDSETGIDKNKHHSLVNLTGNKLLIFLLGNVFLCLGLLGILAIAWWQHDPTVIGLILVCCILGYLYQGPPFRLGYQGLGEILCFFAFGPLAVSAAYYSQTQTWSILNLAASVIVGIATTLILYCSHFHQVEDDLAAGKRSPIVRLGTQRGAQVLHWFTGSIYVLTVLFVVWGIFPVWTLLSWVSLPFAIKLCRHVQENHYQPEKVSNCKFIAVAVHFWCCLLFGAGFMV; translated from the coding sequence ATGTCAGCAAATTTAATTAATATCACTAGTAACAATCCAACTAATCGCAAATTATGGATGGCAGCAATTAAACCACCCATGTACAGTGTGGCTATGATGCCTATTTGGGTAGGAACTGCTGTAGCATTCGCGGAAACTAAGATTTTTAATGTAGCAGTATTTTTTACTTTTTTAGCGGCAGCAATCTTAATTTTGGCTTGGGAAAACCTCAGTAATGATGTTTTTGATTCTGAAACGGGAATTGATAAAAATAAACATCATTCTTTAGTAAACTTGACTGGTAACAAACTATTAATATTTTTGTTGGGTAATGTATTTTTATGTTTGGGTTTGTTAGGAATACTAGCGATCGCTTGGTGGCAACATGATCCAACAGTAATTGGATTAATTCTGGTTTGTTGTATTTTGGGCTACCTTTACCAAGGGCCTCCATTTCGTTTAGGATATCAGGGTTTAGGTGAAATTCTTTGCTTTTTTGCTTTTGGCCCTTTGGCAGTATCGGCAGCATATTACAGCCAAACGCAAACTTGGTCAATCCTAAATTTAGCAGCATCGGTAATTGTTGGCATTGCCACAACCTTAATTTTGTATTGTTCACACTTTCACCAGGTTGAAGATGACTTAGCGGCAGGAAAGCGATCGCCGATTGTTCGGCTGGGTACGCAAAGAGGCGCACAAGTATTGCATTGGTTTACTGGTAGCATTTACGTGCTCACTGTTTTATTTGTAGTGTGGGGAATTTTTCCCGTGTGGACATTACTGAGTTGGGTGAGTTTACCCTTCGCGATTAAATTATGCCGTCACGTTCAAGAAAATCATTACCAGCCAGAAAAAGTCAGTAACTGTAAATTCATTGCTGTCGCCGTGCATTTTTGGTGTTGCTTGCTGTTTGGTGCCGGATTTATGGTTTAA
- a CDS encoding o-succinylbenzoate synthase: MHYKFEFRPYQRKFVRTVVTSHGIWEIREGIILRLTDEFGKVGWGEIAPISWFGCETLEQALNFCQQLSPEITEETIFSIPDDLPACQFGFESAISPPPPPVSLSYSGLLPAGEAALEAWQELWQQGYSTFKWKIAVYPKAVELKILASLLQSLPVSTKLRLDANCGLSFEEANLWLATCDKVNADSELPVKIEFIEQPLPVDEFPAMLELSRRYQSAIALDESIATLKQLEYYYKNGWRGIFVIKPGIVGSPSRLRQFCQQHKIDAVFSSVFETIVGRKAALQLAVELSQHNRAVGFGVSHYFGEEDAVWLENLW; the protein is encoded by the coding sequence ATGCACTATAAATTCGAGTTTCGTCCTTACCAGCGAAAATTTGTGCGTACAGTTGTCACCAGTCACGGTATTTGGGAAATCCGTGAGGGTATTATTCTCCGCCTTACCGATGAATTTGGAAAAGTAGGTTGGGGAGAGATTGCCCCGATTAGTTGGTTTGGTTGCGAAACCCTAGAGCAAGCCTTAAATTTTTGTCAGCAGCTATCGCCGGAAATCACAGAGGAGACAATTTTTTCTATCCCTGATGATTTACCCGCGTGCCAATTTGGGTTTGAATCGGCGATTTCTCCCCCTCCCCCTCCTGTCTCTCTCAGCTACAGTGGTTTGTTGCCTGCCGGAGAAGCAGCCTTAGAGGCTTGGCAAGAGTTGTGGCAGCAGGGATATTCTACTTTTAAATGGAAAATTGCTGTTTATCCTAAGGCTGTTGAACTGAAAATCTTGGCATCACTTCTTCAAAGTTTACCAGTGTCTACAAAATTGCGTTTAGATGCCAACTGCGGGTTGAGTTTTGAGGAAGCTAACTTGTGGTTGGCAACTTGCGACAAAGTGAATGCCGATAGTGAATTGCCAGTGAAAATTGAATTTATTGAACAACCCTTACCTGTGGATGAATTTCCGGCGATGTTGGAATTGAGTAGACGATATCAGAGTGCGATCGCTTTAGATGAGTCAATCGCCACGCTGAAACAACTTGAATACTACTACAAAAATGGCTGGCGAGGAATTTTTGTGATCAAACCTGGAATAGTCGGTTCTCCTTCTCGTCTGCGTCAGTTTTGTCAACAGCATAAAATTGATGCTGTGTTCTCATCAGTGTTTGAAACAATAGTTGGTAGAAAAGCAGCGCTCCAACTGGCAGTAGAATTATCCCAACACAATCGGGCAGTCGGTTTTGGTGTTAGCCACTACTTTGGTGAAGAAGATGCTGTTTGGCTGGAAAATCTATGGTAA
- a CDS encoding 2-succinylbenzoate--CoA ligase, with the protein MVKTLKHLVEQTYYLPHDWLICEHSHEFIQLTEKFYLELAQFSHWQTPPKIILAEHEPVRFLAAFLAACASNSSVFLCNPNWVKHEWQQVFELVQPDIIWGMEGRGGGKGETRRQGESRRHGDTVTTRQGEKETIFGFSDSPRIMIPTGGSSGKIKFAIHTWDTLTASVQGFTEYFQLQQVNSFCVLPLHHVSGLMQFMRCFTTGGKLVILPFKKLESGKLININLSDFFISLVPTQLQRLLQKVNLTQWLSQFQTVLLGGAPAWDELLVKARYHQINLSLTYGMTETASGIATLKHDDFLHGKVNCGQILPHAKVTIRNEQGEALHPNQVGNISIQAQSLYLGYYPLNNDFSEVDASCVPIFNTDDLGFLDNEGYLNIIGRSSNKIITGGENVYPLEIESAIRATTMVTDIYVIGIPDQDWGQAVTAIYIPKYENTSSEEIQNLLKDKLSKFKIPKYWIPVQFLPRNSQGKINHQQLEQEAIEYSKLLNSFS; encoded by the coding sequence ATGGTAAAAACGTTAAAGCATCTTGTCGAGCAGACATATTATCTGCCTCATGATTGGTTAATTTGCGAACATAGCCATGAATTTATACAGTTAACTGAAAAATTTTATTTAGAATTAGCGCAATTTTCGCACTGGCAAACTCCACCAAAAATCATCTTAGCCGAACACGAACCAGTACGATTTTTAGCTGCTTTTCTAGCTGCTTGTGCAAGTAATAGTTCAGTTTTTCTTTGTAATCCCAACTGGGTAAAACATGAATGGCAACAAGTATTTGAACTTGTACAACCAGATATTATTTGGGGAATGGAAGGAAGAGGAGGCGGGAAGGGGGAGACAAGGAGGCAAGGGGAATCAAGAAGACACGGAGACACGGTGACAACCAGACAAGGGGAAAAGGAAACTATTTTTGGATTCTCTGACTCGCCACGCATCATGATTCCCACTGGTGGTTCATCAGGAAAGATTAAATTTGCGATTCATACCTGGGATACGCTGACAGCATCTGTACAAGGATTTACAGAATATTTTCAGTTACAGCAAGTCAATTCATTTTGCGTTTTGCCGTTACATCACGTCAGTGGTTTAATGCAATTTATGCGTTGTTTTACTACTGGTGGAAAACTAGTTATTTTGCCTTTTAAAAAATTAGAATCTGGAAAACTAATTAATATAAATTTATCAGATTTTTTCATATCTTTAGTACCAACTCAATTACAACGCCTTCTCCAAAAAGTTAATTTAACTCAATGGCTATCCCAATTTCAAACAGTTCTTCTGGGAGGTGCGCCAGCTTGGGATGAACTGTTAGTAAAAGCGAGATACCATCAAATCAATTTATCTCTTACCTATGGCATGACTGAAACTGCTTCTGGAATTGCCACTCTTAAACATGATGATTTTCTTCATGGTAAAGTGAACTGCGGTCAAATTCTTCCTCATGCCAAAGTCACTATTCGTAACGAACAAGGTGAAGCTTTACATCCCAATCAAGTTGGAAATATTTCTATTCAAGCTCAGTCTTTATACCTTGGTTACTATCCTTTAAATAATGATTTTAGTGAAGTTGATGCTAGCTGTGTTCCTATTTTCAACACAGATGATTTAGGATTCTTAGATAATGAAGGTTACTTAAATATTATTGGGCGTAGTAGCAACAAAATCATTACAGGTGGTGAAAATGTCTATCCCTTAGAAATTGAATCGGCAATCAGAGCTACTACAATGGTAACTGATATTTACGTCATTGGAATACCAGATCAAGATTGGGGACAAGCTGTAACAGCTATTTATATCCCCAAATATGAAAATACCTCTTCAGAGGAGATTCAAAATTTACTGAAGGATAAACTCAGTAAATTCAAAATTCCTAAATACTGGATTCCTGTACAATTTTTACCTCGCAATTCTCAAGGCAAAATTAATCACCAACAGCTAGAGCAAGAAGCCATAGAATACTCAAAACTTTTAAATAGCTTCTCTTGA
- a CDS encoding thioesterase family protein, translating into MSFTYHRTVRFQDTDAAGVVYFANVLGICHEAYEESLEASGINLKEFFSNYSVAFPIVHTSVDFLRPMFCGDKLTISLMPQKLGVDKFEINYEIIVADVMVSKAITRHVCIETNSRNRTELPESVMRWLEINRKDAENIERRKSREAI; encoded by the coding sequence ATGTCTTTTACTTATCATCGCACCGTCCGCTTTCAAGATACTGATGCTGCTGGTGTAGTATACTTTGCTAATGTTTTGGGTATTTGTCATGAAGCTTACGAAGAATCTTTAGAAGCATCAGGTATTAATCTCAAAGAATTTTTTAGTAATTACTCTGTAGCTTTTCCAATTGTTCATACTAGTGTAGATTTTCTGCGACCAATGTTTTGTGGTGATAAGTTAACTATTAGTTTGATGCCACAAAAGCTAGGTGTTGATAAATTTGAAATCAATTACGAAATCATAGTTGCTGATGTTATGGTTTCTAAGGCTATAACCAGACACGTTTGTATTGAAACAAATAGTAGAAATAGAACAGAGTTGCCCGAATCAGTGATGAGATGGTTGGAAATAAACCGCAAAGACGCAGAGAACATTGAGAGAAGAAAATCAAGAGAAGCTATTTAA
- a CDS encoding T3SS effector HopA1 family protein has protein sequence MLGSCDRELLDIASNIQIESKFCICHPNYQPFALPSQLAQRFQKNSTELQYKYLTLLLRNFIYGIYYNGSLQSILSLKAEPTDYLPHKSLENNSILGIDRQLYEQLHQSNHGIGYFDPDWQVLRREPDGSLAVTKGGLTMHIESVSLAPAKQARHLEPMMQAAKVGDVIDIWMPKNRLQYGCYVAVSNIGQKVQANFDTDLGKGRIYLNLTPSGAIAMMESLTLELNDAAIPFSFQVPYNYSAYGRYDSGVLYFERHDYPTVRKVLQAVYTQHQSHFHPETPLFTKFLAPGLSLAEEPNQKFVAQESFGINRCQIVANALLEAWQKGKNSVEERIQTIYKHFSKFGIDLQRPYLNPCSEDIYYPLS, from the coding sequence ATGCTAGGTTCTTGCGATCGTGAACTGCTCGATATTGCCAGCAATATCCAGATTGAATCTAAATTTTGCATTTGCCATCCCAATTATCAACCCTTTGCCCTGCCCAGTCAGTTAGCACAGAGATTTCAGAAAAATTCTACAGAGCTACAGTATAAGTATCTGACTCTGCTACTGCGAAATTTTATTTACGGTATTTATTACAACGGTTCGTTGCAAAGTATCTTGTCATTAAAAGCCGAGCCTACAGATTATTTACCACATAAATCTTTAGAAAATAACTCGATTTTAGGGATTGATAGGCAACTATACGAGCAATTGCACCAGAGCAATCACGGCATTGGTTACTTTGATCCTGATTGGCAGGTATTGCGTCGAGAACCTGATGGCAGTTTAGCAGTGACTAAAGGTGGCTTGACGATGCACATAGAAAGCGTTAGTCTGGCTCCTGCAAAGCAGGCTCGGCATTTAGAACCAATGATGCAAGCTGCTAAGGTGGGAGATGTAATTGACATTTGGATGCCCAAGAATCGACTGCAATATGGTTGCTATGTGGCAGTCAGCAATATTGGGCAAAAAGTACAAGCAAACTTTGACACTGATTTGGGAAAAGGGCGAATCTATTTGAATTTAACTCCATCAGGTGCGATCGCGATGATGGAGAGCTTGACACTGGAACTGAATGATGCAGCAATTCCCTTTAGTTTTCAAGTTCCATACAATTACTCTGCTTACGGACGTTACGATTCAGGAGTGCTTTACTTTGAACGTCACGACTATCCCACAGTCAGAAAAGTTCTGCAAGCCGTATATACACAACATCAATCTCATTTTCACCCAGAAACTCCCCTGTTTACAAAGTTTTTGGCACCTGGGCTAAGTCTTGCTGAAGAACCAAATCAAAAGTTTGTTGCTCAAGAAAGTTTTGGTATCAACCGTTGTCAAATTGTTGCCAATGCTTTGTTGGAGGCTTGGCAAAAAGGCAAGAATTCCGTCGAAGAGCGCATACAAACTATCTATAAGCATTTTTCTAAATTCGGAATCGATTTGCAACGTCCCTATCTCAATCCTTGTTCTGAGGATATATATTATCCTTTGAGTTGA
- a CDS encoding aminoglycoside phosphotransferase family protein → MIFTLSSHNVIQYLQQADLCSSEDGASAKNLPETNNKNANLLVTLKGDRHPSTGARTLLVKQEHQIDDHRIPEEFFKEWLFHQLLQQFPVLGNIAEIASLVLHFDEENSILVRNYLSEYLELRDFYQNSDIYPSEIATAIGSCLGVLHRATFNRREYRDFMATAPQGQFRYQFYNPAQGIESISSDIFGNAPTQALKFYALYQRYESIEAAIAQLAALWEPCCLTHNDLKLENILVHSRWNQLDNCLVRLIDWEACAWGEPAFDLGTLVASYLRIWLESLVVDPLITQEESLQLAATPLEVLQPSMLALIQAYLNAFPMILEYRHDLMQRVVQFAGLVLIQNIQDSIQYDRHFDNISVYVLQVAKDLLTKPQESVITVFGIPESEIVKPFTKISKHPQANKEQNLVRVFYNKTRLRGC, encoded by the coding sequence ATGATATTTACACTGTCTTCTCATAACGTTATTCAGTATTTGCAACAAGCAGATCTGTGTAGCTCAGAAGATGGCGCATCAGCCAAAAACTTGCCAGAGACTAACAACAAAAATGCCAACTTACTGGTGACTCTCAAAGGCGATCGCCATCCCAGCACGGGCGCTCGTACACTGCTAGTTAAACAAGAACATCAGATTGACGATCATCGCATTCCTGAGGAGTTTTTCAAGGAATGGCTGTTTCATCAACTGTTGCAGCAGTTCCCAGTTTTAGGAAACATTGCAGAAATCGCGTCTTTAGTTCTGCATTTTGATGAGGAAAATTCTATCCTTGTTCGCAACTATCTATCGGAATATTTAGAACTAAGAGATTTTTATCAAAACAGCGATATTTACCCTTCAGAAATTGCTACTGCTATTGGTAGTTGCTTGGGCGTGCTGCATCGTGCCACATTTAATCGCCGCGAATATCGTGATTTTATGGCAACTGCTCCTCAAGGGCAGTTTCGCTATCAGTTTTACAATCCCGCTCAAGGTATAGAGTCAATTAGTTCAGATATTTTCGGTAATGCTCCAACCCAAGCACTGAAATTTTATGCTCTTTACCAACGCTACGAAAGTATAGAAGCAGCGATCGCCCAATTAGCAGCTTTATGGGAACCTTGTTGCCTAACTCACAACGATTTAAAACTAGAAAATATTTTGGTGCATTCTCGGTGGAATCAACTAGATAACTGTCTTGTGCGGCTAATTGACTGGGAAGCTTGTGCCTGGGGAGAACCCGCCTTTGATTTGGGAACTCTAGTAGCAAGTTATTTAAGAATTTGGTTAGAAAGTCTAGTAGTAGATCCCTTGATCACCCAGGAAGAATCTCTACAGTTAGCAGCTACACCTTTAGAAGTTCTTCAGCCTTCTATGCTGGCATTAATCCAAGCTTATTTGAATGCTTTTCCGATGATTTTGGAGTACCGACACGACTTGATGCAGCGAGTTGTTCAATTTGCGGGTTTAGTTTTGATTCAAAATATTCAAGACAGTATTCAATATGACAGACACTTTGATAATATAAGTGTCTATGTACTCCAAGTTGCCAAAGATTTATTAACAAAACCTCAAGAATCTGTGATAACAGTTTTTGGTATACCTGAATCAGAAATTGTTAAACCCTTTACAAAAATAAGTAAACATCCACAAGCAAACAAGGAACAGAATTTGGTTCGCGTTTTCTACAACAAAACCCGTTTACGTGGGTGTTAA
- a CDS encoding TMEM14 family protein: MALDIVAAFIYGIVTIIGGIIGYINASSNVSLISASICGLLLIFAAFMRLQGQTWGLTLAAIVTAVLLIVFAFRFAKTRKFMPAGLMIILGMLTLAVMVHQFVAIRR, translated from the coding sequence ATGGCTTTAGATATTGTTGCCGCCTTTATCTACGGTATCGTTACAATTATCGGTGGTATTATTGGTTACATCAACGCTAGTAGCAATGTTTCTCTGATCAGTGCTAGCATCTGCGGCTTACTGCTAATTTTCGCGGCTTTTATGCGGCTTCAAGGACAAACTTGGGGTTTAACTTTAGCTGCAATTGTTACTGCGGTACTATTGATTGTCTTTGCATTTAGATTTGCCAAAACACGTAAGTTTATGCCTGCTGGGTTGATGATTATTTTGGGTATGTTAACTCTGGCAGTAATGGTACATCAATTTGTGGCAATCAGAAGATAG
- a CDS encoding ATP-binding protein — MDNQAIAKVQFLQRQAASLLLYQSVLQTEVGIAFLNLLQTIRYTEADARSCLQAYGNYFRSLAAINQNWEEYLVTQILKDENPFTKQAQQQKFASLPPALVAAVRHDLQALQHLYECSTATLSEWVQCVAHLPVSPVVWYNEQHKIEAIHDLQLAEKLQKLENWAEVAQDLAAYYHKFGTGLFAEFKALRWQSGQFIGIANFDPVKLSELTGYESQKETLLKNTNFLLLGQTALHILLYGSRGSGKSSLVKALLNEYGDRNLRLLEVAKSELKDLPMIVEQLRGAPQKFIIFVDDLSFEEDDDAFKALKVVLEGNLTARSQNVVVYATSNRRHLVREFFTDRPAPRDNDEVHAWDTMQEKLSFSDRFGLTLTFEPADQKTYLKIIRHLADLAGIDILDEDLEYQALQWATRHNGRSGRTAKQFIDFLKADLSIFNSRNHSLTN; from the coding sequence ATGGATAATCAAGCAATCGCAAAGGTTCAATTCCTTCAGCGCCAAGCAGCATCACTCTTACTCTACCAATCTGTTCTGCAAACAGAGGTAGGTATAGCATTTTTAAATTTGTTGCAAACTATACGTTATACTGAGGCAGACGCTAGGAGTTGCTTACAAGCCTATGGTAATTACTTTAGATCCTTAGCAGCAATAAATCAAAATTGGGAGGAATATTTAGTAACTCAAATTCTCAAAGACGAGAATCCTTTTACAAAACAAGCCCAACAGCAGAAATTTGCAAGTTTGCCTCCTGCTTTGGTAGCAGCAGTTAGACATGATTTACAAGCACTGCAACATCTATATGAATGTAGCACTGCGACTTTGAGTGAATGGGTGCAATGTGTAGCACATTTACCTGTGTCGCCAGTAGTGTGGTACAACGAGCAACATAAAATAGAAGCAATTCACGACTTACAATTAGCAGAGAAACTACAAAAGTTAGAAAATTGGGCTGAGGTTGCACAAGACTTGGCAGCTTACTATCACAAATTTGGCACAGGCTTATTCGCTGAGTTTAAAGCGCTGCGGTGGCAATCTGGACAATTTATCGGCATAGCCAATTTCGATCCTGTGAAATTGAGTGAACTAACGGGTTACGAGTCGCAAAAAGAAACTTTGTTAAAAAATACAAATTTCTTATTATTAGGGCAGACAGCACTGCACATATTACTTTACGGTAGTCGCGGTTCTGGAAAATCTTCTTTAGTCAAAGCTCTGCTTAATGAGTATGGCGATCGCAACTTACGCTTACTGGAAGTAGCAAAATCAGAATTGAAAGATTTACCGATGATTGTGGAACAGTTGCGAGGAGCGCCCCAGAAATTTATCATCTTTGTTGATGACCTTTCCTTTGAAGAGGATGACGATGCGTTTAAAGCATTAAAAGTAGTATTAGAAGGTAATTTAACTGCACGTTCGCAAAACGTCGTGGTATATGCCACTTCTAACCGTCGCCATTTAGTGCGGGAGTTTTTTACTGATCGCCCCGCTCCCAGAGATAACGATGAAGTTCACGCTTGGGATACCATGCAAGAGAAACTTTCGTTTAGCGATCGCTTTGGTTTAACTTTGACTTTTGAACCTGCCGATCAAAAAACTTATTTAAAAATTATCCGCCATCTTGCAGATTTAGCTGGAATTGATATTCTTGATGAAGATTTGGAATACCAAGCTTTGCAATGGGCAACTCGTCACAACGGGCGTTCTGGCAGAACAGCAAAGCAATTTATAGATTTTTTAAAAGCAGATTTATCAATTTTTAATTCACGAAATCATTCACTTACAAACTAG